The proteins below are encoded in one region of Huiozyma naganishii CBS 8797 chromosome 7, complete genome:
- the EMP65 gene encoding Emp65p (similar to Saccharomyces cerevisiae YER140W; ancestral locus Anc_8.182): MEKVHFQQKGTSQRSRTSSHASSHPSRTKRKRVNRRMRIWWRQVLRSLELSGKYFPEDSSDVSGEGQESQDGNYEMEQLINMVQIPLYLEKYMTYTLLVLLDGFLYYFSVLPIKIIIGYINIYRSRDMSYTWLARTLRERLTLFLILISSIILSKLDTSKVYHRIKRQNSMKLYMLFSVLEIGDTMLSSMGQSLLRVLLFSKKYCWRDSRFKQLILLALTTLYLVSHGYVLIYQAISLNVAVNSYNNALTALLLSMQFAEIKASLFKKFDKEGLFQLTISDMVQRFKVVLLLLIIALRNSSMAMMSSDLSFISIWNRISTLQGNTLSLCLWNPMVSVLGSAVLVDWIKHAYITKFNRIKPQIYDKFFYITYKDHTTSILQYQERLGLPLPSFVVLFLVIVTPALYRVIKCKFVNDNTYQVVSLIQTMACIMTIACSVLLLRVAVHQILVYCSGHASRNPVSLQVTERDYVPGLVSEGSGTMDQSTREIIYGTAEPPPTTSEARAKHDRDSSTALEQVARYKMVSKRIW, from the coding sequence ATGGAGAAGGTGCACTTTCAACAGAAAGGAACATCTCAGCGAAGTAGAACGTCATCGCATGCCAGTAGTCATCCGAGTCGTACAAAGAGAAAGCGCGTGAATCGCCGTATGCGTATATGGTGGCGGCAAGTGTTGCGTTCGCTTGAGCTGTCCggaaaatattttccagAAGATAGTTCGGATGTTAGTGgggaagggcaagaaaGTCAAGATGGCAATTACGAAATGGAACAACTCATCAATATGGTCCAAATTCCACTGTATTTGGAGAAATACATGACATACACGTTGTTGGTCCTTCTTGACGGGTTTCTTTATTATTTCAGTGTCTTGCCGATCAAGATCATCATTGGTTATATCAATATTTACAGATCTCGAGATATGAGCTACACCTGGCTGGCAAGAACTCTAAGGGAGAGGTTGACACTtttcctcatcctcataTCCTCAATTATCTTGAGCAAGCTGGATACTTCGAAAGTTTATCATCGAATTAAGAGACAAAACTCGATGAAGCTGTACATGCTGTTTAGCGTATTGGAAATTGGCGACACGATGCTCTCATCTATGGGTCAATCCTTACTCCGCGTTTTATTGTTTTCGAAGAAGTACTGTTGGAGAGACAGTAGGTTTAAGCAACTTATTTTGTTGGCACTGACTACTCTATACCTCGTGTCGCACGGGTATGTTCTTATCTACCAAGCAATATCTTTGAACGTTGCCGTGAATTCGTACAACAACGCGTTGACCGCTCTCCTACTATCGATGCAATTTGCAGAGATCAAAGCCTCGTTGTTTAAGAAATTTGACAAGGAAGGGTTATTCCAATTAACGATCAGTGATATGGTTCAAAGATTCAAAGTTGTACTGCTTTTGCTTATTATAGCGCTACGAAATTCCAGTATGGCGATGATGAGTTCCGATCTCTCCTTCATAAGCATATGGAACAGGATTTCCACTTTGCAGGGCAATACTTTGTCTCTATGTCTGTGGAACCCAATGGTTAGCGTCCTCGGTAGTGCTGTTTTGGTGGACTGGATCAAACACGCTTATATAACAAAATTCAACCGGATCAAGCCTCAGATTTACGATAAATTTTTCTACATCACATACAAGGACCACACCACAAGCATACTTCAGTACCAGGAGAGACTGGGCTTGCCGCTGCCGTCGTTCGTTGTTCTGTTCCTCGTAATAGTGACCCCGGCACTGTATCGCGTTATCAAGTGCAAGTTTGTCAATGACAACACCTACCAAGTTGTCTCCCTAATTCAAACAATGGCGTGCATCATGACCATAGCATGCTCCGTTCTGTTACTGCGCGTTGCAGTCCACCAAATACTGGTTTACTGCTCTGGTCACGCCAGCAGGAACCCAGTATCGCTGCAAGTGACCGAGCGGGATTACGTCCCCGGGTTAGTCTCGGAGGGCAGCGGCACCATGGACCAGAGCACAAGAGAGATCATATACGGAACGGCAGAGCCACCCCCCACTACGAGCGAGGCAAGGGCCAAGCATGACAGGGACAGCAGCACGGCCCTCGAACAGGTCGCCCGGTACAAGATGGTGTCGAAGCGGATCTGGTAA
- the COX15 gene encoding Cox15p (similar to Saccharomyces cerevisiae COX15 (YER141W); ancestral locus Anc_8.183), with amino-acid sequence MCSPKTLSAGLSSNQGSSLFTAGNLSNKSILAGACAKRSFTGARPLKGIAGSVPEFTTTSGDGARKTANSVAYWLIGTSGLVFGIVVLGGLTRLTESGLSITEWKPVTGSLPPMNQQEWEEEFTKYKDSPEFKQLNSHIDMDEFKFIFFMEWIHRLWGRAIGVVFIAPAVYFAMRKRTSPQVNKRIFGLCALLGLQGFLGWWMVKSGLDQEQLEARKSKPTVSQYRLTTHLGAAFLLYLGMLWTGFDILKENKWMKKPIDASALFKKLDSPMLRPLRKLSTALLVISFVTAMSGGMVAGLDAGWIYNTWPKMGETWFPPKRELMDSNFARREDQKDLWWRNLLENPTTVQLVHRTFATVAFFAVFGVHMYAVKKKPFIPKNVQMSIHTLMGIVTLQVGLGIFTLLWLVPVHLASTHQAGALALVTSSLILMNQLRRPRAGIRNVINSTLAKELKRSTQQAGTKIMSETAKLAK; translated from the coding sequence ATGTGCTCTCCAAAGACTCTCAGTGCTGGCTTGAGTTCCAACCAAGGTAGCTCGCTGTTTACAGCTGGGAATTTGAGCAACAAATCTATTTTGGCTGGTGCTTGTGCGAAACGGTCCTTCACTGGTGCGCGTCCCCTCAAGGGGATTGCAGGGAGTGTTCCGGAGTTTACCACTACTAGTGGAGATGGTGCACGGAAGACCGCTAACAGCGTTGCCTACTGGCTGATCGGTACTTCTGGTCTGGTGTTTGGTATTGTGGTCCTTGGTGGGCTGACTAGACTGACTGAGTCTGGTCTGAGTATTACTGAATGGAAGCCTGTCACAGGTTCTCTGCCACCTATGAACCAGCAAGAATGGGAGGAAGAGTTCACAAAGTACAAGGACTCCCCTGAATTCAAACAACTGAACAGTCATATCGACATGGACGAATTCAAGTTTATCTTCTTCATGGAGTGGATTCACAGATTATGGGGCCGTGCTATCGGTGTTGTATTTATTGCACCTGCTGTATATTTTGCCATGAGGAAACGTACATCTCCGCAGGTGAACAAGAGAATCTTTGGACTGTGTGCTCTGCTAGGTTTGCAAGGGTTCTTAGGTTGGTGGATGGTTAAATCCGGTTTGgaccaagaacaactgGAAGCGAGAAAGTCGAAGCCGACAGTGTCCCAGTACAGATTAACCACACATCTGGGTGCTGCGTTTTTGTTGTACTTGGGTATGCTTTGGACTGGGTTCgatatcttgaaggagaacaagTGGATGAAAAAACCAATAGATGCCTCCGCCTTGTTTAAGAAATTGGATAGTCCGATGCTACGCCCATTAAGGAAACTCTCGACCGCATTATTGGTGATATCCTTCGTCACCGCGATGAGTGGTGGTATGGTCGCTGGATTGGATGCTGGATGGATCTACAACACCTGGCCCAAAATGGGGGAGACTTGGTTCCCTCCAAAGCGTGAGCTGATGGATTCGAATTTTGCTCGTAGAGAGGACCAGAAAGATTTGTGGTGGAGAAACCTGTTGGAGAACCCAACTACGGTACAATTGGTCCATAGAACATTCGCCACTGTTGCATTCTTTGCTGTGTTTGGTGTCCACATGTACGCCGTGAAGAAAAAGCCATTCATCCCCAAAAATGTGCAGATGTCTATTCATACGCTCATGGGTATTGTCACGCTGCAAGTCGGTCTGGGTATTTTCACCCTGTTATGGTTAGTTCCGGTCCACTTGGCATCGACACATCAAGCCGGTGCACTGGCCCTGGTCACGTCCTCGTTGATCCTAATGAATCAACTAAGAAGACCAAGAGCCGGGATTAGAAACGTAATCAACAGTACGCTGGCGAAGGAACTGAAGAGGTCGACACAACAAGCGGGTACCAAGATTATGTCAGAGACAGCCAAACTTGCAAAGTGA
- the MAG1 gene encoding DNA-3-methyladenine glycosylase II (similar to Saccharomyces cerevisiae MAG1 (YER142C); ancestral locus Anc_8.184): MITRAQKRSRAETEKQDDDNEHKQRLKEDEIVLPSDFIEKHTNEFVIGCERVLEVDPSVRTIMLLNSFMLFYRTDDSDDIAKVSLQDAFTRLGSTIMGQQISNNAAMSIRKRFMDHFDGLFPTFLTLHKDLKDPEKRSIIKACGLSDRKLSYLESLALYFSENSKEIDTLFKTRDNDSEVVDHLVNNIKGIGPWSAKMFLLTALKRLNVFVPEDLGIARGFSRYISDKPELLAELMKNRGSVIKKSKIKHKKFNWTIYDDDIMEACADRFAPYRSIFMVLMWRLSSEDTMAMVKIEKEFMQQI; this comes from the coding sequence ATGATCACTCGTGCCCAGAAGAGAAGCCGTGCCGAAACTGAGAAGCAAGATGATGATAACGAACATAAGCAGCGTTTAAAAGAGGACGAGATTGTGCTTCCCAGCGACTTTATTGAGAAACATACTAATGAGTTCGTTATAGGGTGCGAGAGGGTATTAGAGGTGGACCCCAGCGTTAGGACCATAATGTTACTTAACAGTTTTATGCTTTTTTACCGTACTGATGATAGTGATGACATTGCAAAAGTCTCCCTTCAGGACGCATTTACGAGACTGGGGAGTACTATTATGGGCCAACAGATTAGTAATAACGCCGCGATGAGTATAAGAAAACGGTTCATGGACCATTTCGATGGGTTGTTCCCCACTTTCTTGACGTTGCACAAGGATCTGAAGGACCCGGAGAAACGCAGTATCATAAAGGCGTGTGGCCTTAGTGACAGGAAACTGTCATATCTTGAATCGCTGGCATTGTATTTCAGCGAGAACTCGAAGGAGATAGATACGCTTTTCAAAACTAGGGACAACGACAGTGAGGTTGTTGATCATCTTGTTAACAATATCAAGGGGATTGGACCCTGGAGTGCCAAGATGTTTTTGCTAACGGCACTGAAGCGGTTGAACGTCTTTGTTCCAGAAGATTTAGGCATCGCGAGAGGGTTTTCGCGCTATATTAGCGACAAACCAGAGCTTTTGGCCGAGTTGATGAAAAATAGAGGTAGCGTCAtcaagaagagcaagatcAAGCACAAAAAATTCAATTGGACCATCTACGACGACGACATTATGGAAGCGTGTGCGGATAGGTTCGCTCCATACCGCAGCATATTTATGGTGCTAATGTGGAGACTGTCCAGCGAGGACACCATGGCAATGGTCAAAATAGAGAAGGAATTCATGCAACAGATCTAG
- the FTR1 gene encoding high-affinity iron permease FTR1 (similar to Saccharomyces cerevisiae FTR1 (YER145C); ancestral locus Anc_8.191) → MPNKVFNVAVFFVVFRECLEAVVIISVLLSFLKQSIGDKNPKLHKKLKTQVWIGCIGGFIICLAIGCGFIGAYYSLQKDIFGSAEDLWEGIFCMIATCMITMMGIPMLRMNKMQGKWRIKIAKSLVEVPKRKRDFFRIGFLTRRYAMFILPFITVLREGLEAVVFVAGAGITTKGSHASAYPLPVVVGLIAGGLVGFLLYYGASRSSLQIFLVISTSILYLISAGLFSRGAWYFENYRFNKASGGDASEGGDGNGSYNIKKAVYHVNCCNPELDNGWDIFNALLGWQNTGYLSSMLCYNIYWLALIIVLGLMIYEERHNHLPFMKNVQMKHLNPGYWIKNKKKNEMTEEEQEKLFSRMDDLRFAEDGVIEESGTIQGDATESSGPDKKNAEVSGKVVELATTNTQEKSNDSQNSSSSQGRTQYWH, encoded by the coding sequence ATGCCTAACAAAGTTTTCAACGTGGCAGTCTTCTTTGTCGTCTTCAGAGAATGTCTGGAAGCTGTCGTCATTATCTCGGTGCTGctttccttcttgaagCAGTCCATTGGCGACAAAAACCCGAAGTTGCACAAGAAGCTGAAAACACAAGTCTGGATCGGCTGTATCGGCGGGTTTATCATATGTCTCGCTATTGGTTGTGGTTTCATTGGCGCCTACTACTCTCTGCAGAAGGATATCTTCGGCTCAGCGGAGGATCTGTGGGAAGGGATCTTCTGTATGATAGCTACTTGCATGATTACCATGATGGGGATCCCCATGCTGAGAATGAACAAGATGCAGGGGAAGTGGAGAATCAAAATTGCAAAGTCGCTAGTGGAGGTGCCCAAGCGGAAGCGTGATTTCTTCAGAATTGGGTTTTTGACAAGACGTTACGCAATGTTCATCCTTCCCTTCATCACAGTGCTGAGAGAAGGGCTGGAGGCAGTCGTCTTCGTTGCCGGTGCCGGTATTACCACAAAGGGGTCCCACGCTTCCGCGTACCCACTACCAGTGGTGGTCGGATTGATCGCGGGGGGGCTCGTTGGGTTCCTGCTGTACTATGGTGCCTCGCGTTCCTCGCTTCAGATTTTCTTGGTCATCTCCACCTCTATCCTGTACTTGATCAGTGCGGGGCTGTTCTCAAGAGGTGCTTGGTACTTCGAGAACTACAGGTTCAACAAGGCTAGTGGTGGTGACGCCTCAGAGGGTGGTGACGGTAATGGTTCgtacaatatcaaaaaggCCGTCTACCACGTCAACTGCTGTAACCCAGAGTTGGACAACGGTTGGGATATTTTTAATGCCCTGCTGGGATGGCAAAACACCGGGTACCTGTCTTCGATGCTTTGTTACAACATCTACTGGCTAGCGTTGATCATCGTTCTGGGGTTGATGATCTACGAGGAGAGACACAACCACTTGCCCTTCATGAAGAACGTGCAGATGAAGCACTTGAATCCAGGTTACTGGATCaaaaataagaagaagaacgaaatgacggaggaggaacaggaaAAGTTGTTCTCGAGAATGGACGATCTGAGATTCGCAGAGGACGGGGTtatagaagaaagtggcacCATTCAAGGCGATGCGACCGAGTCTTCCGGACcagacaagaagaacgcaGAAGTGTCGGGCAAAGTGGTCGAGTTAGCAACAACGAACACCCAGGAGAAAAGCAACGACTCACAaaactcttcctcctctcaGGGACGCACCCAATACTGGCACTAA
- the UBP5 gene encoding putative ubiquitin-specific protease UBP5 (similar to Saccharomyces cerevisiae DOA4 (YDR069C) and UBP5 (YER144C); ancestral locus Anc_8.188) yields MTYPVEFQYKSRADPSMDNVEHMYHETNTLNMEQGTPGPALEKMILYNNIPSLLVQCHRIWVTYSDECHRLLEDTEQCTYMKQRERYETAYGHYMEVRDTLLNKIPLMPEFNDFFVRDRDDQTRAHYLRFKELVEKDRRINDLREKLSQLRTKKTFFTGFLKQSWISEGTLRRILLSKSSGDILVIEVRELSLSTQHPQDSKFNVCIDPILIKEQETLSKLEHNLEKVTKPGELFYFRGRNDFEYIVICVPIKELPSGTGYKKSVILFEKIITDLKPRTIDQRYPKLYMCSVNYDAIITKNDLGNNSNMAGPAFSIQLPLFTGNNPQTLSNTHKPNYTSPTVIKGIQNEGNCCYMNCIIQCLLCFPEFTNKFLDNAYLGTINVNSRLGHQGLVVKNWAKIIQAFFQVSQENIQPAVSITEFREQWANLFPEYGKYQQHDCSEFCLRLLEEIHEDSNWGRPQNSDAAMQVDDYREAWNLYRKGNSSYIVDTFKGQIKSQLTCQVCQTQSNNYEPFSILNLPIPLVSMCHIYDCMKELFKVHVLTGDDRWYCSTCKTKTHSTLGTTITNVPEVLIIHFNRFDNLLNKKECFVKYPYLLDLSQGNGLLGKCDVPYKLVAVACHTGTLFSGHYTAYCFKNSENGWYHFDDTQCKPVSNGECISQSAYLLFYQKQQ; encoded by the coding sequence ATGACGTATCCAGTAGAGTTTCAGTATAAATCGAGGGCAGACCCCAGCATGGATAACGTCGAGCATATGTATCATGAAACCAACACTCTGAATATGGAGCAAGGTACACCTGGCCCTGCTCTCGAAAAAATGATTTTGTACAACAATATCCCATCCTTACTTGTACAATGCCACAGAATTTGGGTAACTTATTCTGATGAGTGCCATCGATTGCTGGAGGACACAGAACAGTGCACGTATATGAAACAACGGGAAAGATATGAAACAGCATACGGTCACTACATGGAGGTACGCGAcactttgttgaacaagatccCACTTATGCCCGAATTCAacgatttttttgttcgaGATAGGGATGACCAAACGAGGGCACATTATTTGCGCTTCAAAGAGTTGGTAGAGAAGGATCGCAGGATCAATGACTTGAGGGAAAAACTTTCGCAACTTAGGACAAAAAAGACTTTCTTTACGGGTTTTCTAAAACAGTCGTGGATCTCCGAGGGGACCCTGAGGCGGATCCTTCTTTCCAAAAGTTCTGGGGATATTCTTGTCATCGAAGTAAGAGAATTGTCTTTGTCTACTCAACATCCCCAGGATTCGAAATTTAACGTATGCATAGATCCGATTTTAATCAAAGAGCAGGAAACTCTTTCGAAACTTGAACACAATCTAGAAAAGGTAACGAAACCGGGGGAGCTTTTTTACTTCAGGGGAAGAAACGATTTTGAATATATCGTAATTTGTGTTCCCATCAAGGAGTTACCTAGTGGGACTGGATATAAGAAAAGTGTAATACTTTTCGAAAAAATCATTACTGATCTCAAACCCAGGACCATAGATCAAAGGTATCCTAAGCTGTACATGTGCTCTGTGAACTACGATGCAATAATAACCAAAAATGATTTGGGTAATAACAGCAACATGGCTGGACCTGCATTTTCTATTCAACTGCCCTTATTTACAGGAAACAACCCCCAGACACTATCCAATACACACAAACCCAACTACACGAGCCCAACAGTAATAAAGGGCATTCAGAATGAAGGTAACTGCTGTTACATGAATTGTATTATACAATGTCTCCTTTGCTTCCCTGAATTTACCAACAAGTTCCTAGACAACGCCTACCTTGGAACAATAAATGTTAATAGTAGGTTGGGGCATCAGGGACTGGTGGTCAAGAATTGGGCAAAAATAATTCAAGCCTTTTTTCAGGTCAGCCAGGAAAACATACAGCCAGCAGTCAGTATTACGGAATTTAGAGAACAATGGGCTAATCTTTTCCCAGAATATGGGAAATATCAACAACATGATTGCAGTGAGTTCTGTCTTCGTTTACTTGAAGAGATTCACGAAGACAGTAATTGGGGTAGACCACAAAATTCCGATGCAGCTATGCAGGTTGATGACTACAGAGAAGCCTGGAATCTGTACCGGAAGGGAAATTCAAGTTATATTGTCGATACATTCAAAGGTCAAATAAAAAGTCAACTAACTTGTCAAGTATGCCAAACACAGTCAAACAATTACGAACCGTTCTCAATCTTAAATCTTCCAATCCCTCTCGTATCTATGTGCCATATCTACGACTGCATGAAGGAGCTATTTAAAGTGCATGTGCTAACGGGTGACGACAGGTGGTACTGTAGTACATGTAAAACAAAGACACATTCGACATTGGGCACCACAATAACAAATGTACCAGAGGTGCTGATTATCCATTTCAATAGGTTTGATAAccttttgaacaagaaggaaTGCTTTGTTAAGTACCCTTATCTGTTAGACCTGAGCCAAGGTAACGGATTATTGGGGAAGTGTGACGTACCATATAAACTAGTAGCCGTTGCATGCCACACAGGGACATTATTTAGTGGGCATTACACGGCGTACTGTTTTAAAAACTCGGAAAATGGTTGGTATCATTTTGATGATACGCAATGCAAACCAGTTTCGAATGGAGAATGCATTTCACAGTCTGCTTATTTGTTATTTTATCAAAAGCAGCAATGA
- the RTR1 gene encoding RNA polymerase II subunit B1 CTD phosphatase RTR1 (similar to Saccharomyces cerevisiae YDR066C and YER139C; ancestral locus Anc_8.181) yields MLEGKISIHRIQQVALSGFQKHRQLSIKESEVITLEIITLLCDASLESEEAAKYLGKLITPETYDDLIDERNLNGLCGYPLCSNSTERRRDPFSMNQTTKLFMSENNPYNYLSKFCGKLHSNCSQFYQLQLSDDPLFTRVGIHLIEDTMKNVEQEEKYGITLLEEVIRRESTEDEIKFIISGIKQLDIKTKKSENGDTPTPDELSKWLQEITIVENINPSIPGDLSK; encoded by the coding sequence ATGTTGGAGGGCAAGATTAGCATCCACAGAATACAGCAGGTGGCTCTTTCTGGGTTTCAAAAACATAGGCAGTTAAGTATCAAAGAATCGGAAGTAATTACCCTAGAAATCATCACTCTGCTGTGTGATGCGTCTTTGGAGAGCGAAGAAGCGGCAAAGTATCTCGGAAAACTGATAACACCGGAGACCTACGATGATCTTATCGATGAAAGAAACTTGAACGGGCTCTGTGGGTACCCTTTGTGCTCTAACTCAACAGAGAGGCGAAGAGATCCTTTCAGTATGAATCAAACGACAAAGCTGTTTATGTCTGAGAACAACCCTTACAATTACCTGTCCAAGTTCTGCGGCAAACTACACTCCAATTGCTCACAGTTCTATCAGCTACAGTTATCGGATGATCCGTTGTTCACCAGGGTAGGGATACATTTGATCGAGGACACGATGAAGAACGTTGAGCAAGAGGAAAAGTACGGTATTACACTGTTGGAAGAGGTGATAAGACGCGAATCTACAGAGGACGAGATAAAATTTATAATATCGGGGATAAAACAGCTTGACAtaaagacgaagaagagcGAAAATGGGGATACACCTACTCCTGATGAATTATCCAAATGGTTACAAGAAATAACGATTGTGGAGAACATAAATCCTTCCATTCCGGGTGATTTATCTAAATAG
- the LSM5 gene encoding RNA-binding protein LSM5 (similar to Saccharomyces cerevisiae LSM5 (YER146W); ancestral locus Anc_8.192): protein MSVPDILPLEVIDKTISQPVWIILQSNREFTGTLVGFDDFVNVIIEDAVEWTVTDGKSEKIMEHHGRMLLSGNNIVMLVPGGKKDI, encoded by the coding sequence ATGAGCGTACCAGACATTCTGCCATTGGAGGTGATAGACAAGACTATCAGCCAGCCGGTGTGGATTATTCTGCAGTCCAACAGGGAATTCACGGGGACTTTGGTCGGTTTTGACGATTTTGTCAACGTGATCATTGAGGATGCCGTCGAGTGGACAGTGACAGACGGTAAGAGCGAGAAGATCATGGAGCATCACGGGAGAATGCTGCTGAGTGGGAACAACATTGTCATGCTGGTCCCCGGCGGCAAGAAAGATATATAA
- the DDI1 gene encoding Ddi1p (similar to Saccharomyces cerevisiae DDI1 (YER143W); ancestral locus Anc_8.185), whose protein sequence is MQLTVSNESTEQVYGPIDVSDDMVLDDLLALLELDCSFDGEKQDLYNNMAAIDVDGSRAKTLKELGIQNSQLLLIKNKSESNIENLNDRDYVEAFRRQLLANQLMRQQLSFQIPGLDNIINDPRLFFERLSPIILQRRGGSPFSAVQNQNDFGIPQGEYEKLMKDPENPENKKRLAELTDQKAIDEQLRYAYEFTPEVFTTVSMLFINLEINGHPVKAFVDTGAQMTMMSTKLAELTGLTRLIDRRFIGEARGVGTGKILGRIHQAQLKIETQYIPGSFAVLDTGIDLLFGLDMLRRHQAIIDLKDNVMKIAGVETKFLTEADIPKSSQEEIIKKAGGPSGVIQGTGSTVPSNAPTTINSQQQGGISHSEAAINQLMDLGFTRTEVIKALDMTGGNAELAASYLFQ, encoded by the coding sequence ATGCAATTAACGGTTTCGAACGAGTCAACGGAACAGGTGTACGGGCCTATCGACGTCAGTGATGATATGGTGTTGGACGACCTTCTGGCGCTGCTGGAGTTGGACTGTTCCTTTGATGGTGAAAAGCAGGACTTGTACAACAACATGGCTGCTATCGACGTGGATGGAAGCCGGgcgaaaactttgaaagagctgGGGATTCAGAATAGTCAGCTTTTGCTCATTAAGAATAAGTCTGAATCGAATATCGAGAATTTGAACGACAGGGATTACGTCGAGGCATTTAGAAGACAGCTATTGGCTAATCAGTTAATGAGACAGCAATTATCCTTCCAGATCCCGGGTCTCGACAATATAATCAACGACCCTCGGTTATTCTTTGAGAGGTTAAGTCCGATTATTTtgcaaagaagaggaggttCACCCTTTTCAGCTGTACAAAACCAGAACGATTTTGGGATTCCACAGGGCGAATACGAAAAATTAATGAAGGACCCGGAGAATCCAGAGAATAAGAAGAGGCTGGCGGAACTGACTGACCAGAAAGCTATTGATGAACAGCTAAGATACGCCTACGAGTTTACACCAGAAGTGTTTACCACGGTCAGCATGTTATTTATTAATTTGGAGATCAACGGTCATCCCGTAAAAGCTTTTGTCGATACAGGTGCAcagatgacgatgatgtCGACGAAGTTGGCAGAGCTTACTGGGTTGACAAGGCTTATTGATCGGAGATTTATTGGTGAGGCCCGTGGTGTTGGCACGGGGAAGATTTTAGGGAGAATCCATCAGGCACAATTGAAGATCGAGACTCAATATATTCCAGGAAGTTTTGCCGTGCTGGATACGGGCATCGATCTTTTGTTTGGATTAGATATGTTGAGAAGGCATCAGGCAATCATTGACCTCAAGGATAACGTCATGAAAATTGCAGGAGTAGAAACAAAGTTTTTGACCGAGGCTGATATTCCGAAAAGTTCTCAGGAGGAAATCATCAAAAAGGCAGGTGGTCCATCTGGTGTCATCCAAGGGACAGGTTCCACGGTTCCCAGCAATGCTCCTACGACAATTAAttcacagcagcaggggGGCATCTCCCACTCTGAAGCAGCGATAAATCAGTTGATGGATTTGGGGTTTACGAGGACAGAGGTCATAAAAGCCTTGGATATGACCGGCGGTAATGCTGAATTGGCAGCTTCGTatctttttcaataa